In the Exiguobacterium aurantiacum genome, one interval contains:
- a CDS encoding ArsR/SmtB family transcription factor — protein sequence MKDLQVNEEILSTLSALANPYRLQILYLLTLNREYVSELARKMGISRPLLYLHLKKLEEVNLVSSHLEISESGKSLKFYHLTDLNFTLNETVLKSMFEKNDIEGDNISD from the coding sequence ATGAAAGACTTACAAGTAAACGAGGAAATTTTAAGTACTTTATCGGCGCTAGCTAACCCTTATAGACTACAAATTCTTTATTTACTTACTTTAAATCGAGAGTATGTAAGTGAGTTAGCTAGAAAAATGGGCATTAGTAGACCGTTACTTTACTTGCACTTAAAAAAACTTGAGGAGGTAAATCTAGTTAGTAGCCATCTTGAAATATCAGAATCTGGTAAATCTTTGAAATTTTACCATTTAACTGATTTGAATTTCACTTTAAACGAAACAGTTCTTAAGTCAATGTTTGAAAAAAACGATATTGAAGGAGATAATATTAGTGACTAG
- a CDS encoding 23S rRNA methyltransferase attenuator leader peptide ErmL, producing the protein MLVFQMRNVDKTSIVLKQTKNSDYTDK; encoded by the coding sequence ATGTTGGTATTCCAAATGCGTAATGTAGATAAAACATCTATTGTTTTGAAACAGACTAAAAACAGTGATTACACAGATAAATAA
- the erm(B) gene encoding 23S rRNA (adenine(2058)-N(6))-methyltransferase Erm(B), whose translation MNKNIKYSQNFLTSEKVLNQIIKQLNLKETDTVYEIGTGKGHLTTKLAKISKQVTSIELDSHLFNLSSEKLKLNIRVTLIHQDILQFQFPNKQRYKIVGNIPYHLSTQIIKKVVFESHASDIYLIVEEGFYKRTLDIHRTLGLLLHTQVSIQQLLKLPAECFHPKPKVNSVLIKLTRHTTDVPDKYWKLYTYFVSKWVNREYRQLFTKNQFHQAMKHAKVNNLSTVTYEQVLSIFNSYLLFNGRK comes from the coding sequence ATGAACAAAAATATAAAATATTCTCAAAACTTTTTAACGAGTGAAAAAGTACTCAACCAAATAATAAAACAATTGAATTTAAAAGAAACCGATACCGTTTACGAAATTGGAACAGGTAAAGGGCATTTAACGACGAAACTGGCTAAAATAAGTAAACAGGTAACGTCTATTGAATTAGACAGTCATCTATTCAACTTATCGTCAGAAAAATTAAAACTGAACATTCGTGTCACTTTAATTCACCAAGATATTCTACAGTTTCAATTCCCTAACAAACAGAGGTATAAAATTGTTGGGAATATTCCTTACCATTTAAGCACACAAATTATTAAAAAAGTGGTTTTTGAAAGCCATGCGTCTGACATCTATCTGATTGTTGAAGAAGGATTCTACAAGCGTACCTTGGATATTCACCGAACACTAGGGTTGCTCTTGCACACTCAAGTCTCGATTCAGCAATTGCTTAAGCTGCCAGCGGAATGCTTTCATCCTAAACCAAAAGTAAACAGTGTCTTAATAAAACTTACCCGCCATACCACAGATGTTCCAGATAAATATTGGAAGCTATATACGTACTTTGTTTCAAAATGGGTCAATCGAGAATATCGTCAACTGTTTACTAAAAATCAGTTTCATCAAGCAATGAAACACGCCAAAGTAAACAATTTAAGTACCGTTACTTATGAGCAAGTATTGTCTATTTTTAATAGTTATCTATTATTTAACGGGAGGAAATAA
- the istB gene encoding IS21-like element helper ATPase IstB yields MNTDLLTERLEKVGWQLSANQLEGILEDASKNNVAYSDFLNSILMTEIEHRESTELSKRIKRARLPYFKTLEDFDFAFQPSINEKRVREVMTCRFIDNGFNVLLLGPPGVGKTHLAISIAAEAVTKGYRTSFITANDFVEECQKAEKSGLLPRIIKRYCRSELLILDEIGYFPFDPISANALFQIISKRYERGSIILTSNKSYIEWGKIFGDEVLATAILDRLLHHATTFNIRGDSYRMREKKRAGIQPTRVDSFQE; encoded by the coding sequence ATGAACACGGACCTTCTCACTGAACGCTTAGAAAAAGTTGGATGGCAATTGTCGGCCAACCAGCTTGAAGGAATCCTTGAAGATGCCTCCAAGAATAATGTAGCATATTCGGACTTTCTAAACAGTATTCTGATGACGGAAATCGAACACCGTGAGTCAACAGAGCTATCGAAACGAATAAAACGTGCCAGACTCCCCTATTTTAAGACGCTAGAAGACTTCGACTTTGCGTTTCAGCCGAGCATCAATGAAAAGCGCGTCAGGGAGGTGATGACCTGTCGGTTCATCGATAACGGCTTCAATGTATTATTATTGGGCCCGCCGGGGGTGGGGAAGACACACTTGGCAATTTCAATCGCTGCGGAAGCTGTCACGAAAGGTTATCGGACTTCGTTCATTACCGCGAACGATTTTGTCGAGGAGTGTCAAAAAGCAGAGAAATCTGGCCTTCTTCCTCGTATCATCAAAAGGTACTGTCGATCCGAGCTACTCATTCTAGACGAAATCGGTTATTTTCCGTTCGACCCCATCAGTGCGAATGCGCTGTTTCAAATCATCTCGAAGAGATATGAGAGAGGCTCGATCATCCTGACCTCAAACAAGTCATATATTGAATGGGGAAAAATATTTGGTGACGAGGTTTTGGCGACCGCAATTTTAGATCGCCTTCTTCATCATGCGACCACTTTTAACATTCGGGGAGATTCATATCGGATGAGGGAAAAGAAACGGGCCGGCATCCAGCCGACCCGTGTCGATAGTTTCCAAGAGTAA
- the istA gene encoding IS21 family transposase has protein sequence MIRSEGFFMIRELRSKGWTIKAISDETGYDPKTIRKYLKMENAPTKVKRKKRKGKLEPYKDYINERIKEGTTNCEVLFDEIQKLGYEGKMTILREYVKPYRLQPKKQATVRFETPPGRQGQMDWSDVGTYEVDGEMRMVYAFSIILGYSRMRYIEFTTDMTLETLMKCHMNAFAFFNGVPQQILYDNMKTAVISHNPNGIKFNQKFEDFLAYYGITPKACKPRRAQTKGKIERSFGYMKQNFFKRRIGKTLEQLNRDVLEWLQNTANKKKNDTTKESPEKRFEVEQGFLAPGHLKPHYPVHRWETRQVSKDCFVSYQGRQYSVPFRFVGQHVRIRITLDHHLEVYANGEQIAQHPIASGNLKYQLNLEHYKGLETTQKGLPTRRLQPDIPEVERRSLQVYEQFERSDHE, from the coding sequence ATGATCCGAAGTGAGGGATTTTTTATGATTCGTGAGTTAAGAAGCAAAGGATGGACAATCAAAGCCATCTCTGACGAGACGGGATATGATCCTAAGACAATCCGAAAGTATTTGAAGATGGAAAATGCACCTACGAAAGTAAAGCGGAAAAAGAGGAAAGGAAAACTCGAACCCTACAAAGACTACATAAACGAACGTATAAAAGAAGGTACAACCAATTGCGAGGTTCTGTTCGATGAGATTCAAAAGTTAGGCTATGAAGGCAAAATGACGATTCTGAGAGAGTACGTGAAACCTTACAGACTTCAGCCTAAAAAGCAGGCTACCGTTAGGTTTGAAACGCCGCCAGGAAGACAGGGACAGATGGATTGGAGTGATGTCGGGACGTATGAAGTAGACGGTGAAATGCGTATGGTGTATGCCTTCTCCATCATCCTCGGGTATTCAAGGATGCGATACATCGAGTTCACGACCGACATGACGCTGGAGACTCTGATGAAGTGCCATATGAATGCGTTCGCCTTCTTCAATGGCGTACCGCAACAGATTCTCTATGACAACATGAAAACTGCGGTCATCAGCCACAATCCAAACGGTATCAAGTTCAATCAGAAGTTCGAAGATTTCTTGGCCTATTATGGGATTACGCCGAAGGCGTGCAAGCCCAGACGGGCACAGACGAAAGGGAAGATCGAGCGCTCATTCGGCTATATGAAACAGAACTTTTTCAAACGACGTATCGGAAAGACATTGGAACAATTGAATCGTGACGTCCTAGAGTGGCTACAAAACACGGCCAATAAAAAGAAAAACGATACGACGAAAGAGTCACCTGAGAAACGCTTCGAGGTTGAACAAGGTTTTCTAGCACCAGGACATTTGAAGCCGCATTATCCGGTCCATCGCTGGGAAACACGTCAAGTAAGCAAAGACTGTTTTGTGTCCTACCAAGGACGACAGTATTCAGTTCCGTTCCGGTTCGTCGGACAGCATGTACGAATTAGAATCACCCTCGACCATCACCTCGAGGTCTACGCTAATGGCGAACAAATCGCCCAACATCCGATTGCCTCCGGGAACTTGAAGTATCAACTAAATTTAGAGCATTACAAAGGGCTAGAAACGACTCAAAAAGGTTTGCCGACCCGTCGTCTCCAGCCCGATATTCCTGAAGTGGAACGTCGTTCCCTTCAAGTGTACGAACAGTTCGAAAGGAGCGATCACGAATGA